The Asticcacaulis excentricus CB 48 genome includes a window with the following:
- a CDS encoding TonB-dependent receptor plug domain-containing protein: MTFSARKLPLRQRLLRVSSAIALSLSASPLLTPTALAQSAAEEATEVVVTGSRVKRSKLETLAPVDVIKSETLQSMGSTELAEALSRLAPSISFPRPAVTDGTDSVRPATLRGLSPDQTLVLINGKRRHASALVNINGSVGRGSAAVDLNTIPEAALGTVEILRDGASAQYGSDAIAGVMNLRLREASRGGSVTLSGGYYNTRVKTANTWYNRSDGESLSLSGWVGLPLLGDGFLTLSGEYKDRKPTSRGGLDTRVTPAAIKSRYGDPQERGLTLFANAGKAINDVWSAYGFAGYQDRRNDSAANYRNPTNSGNVVAIYPDGFLPIIQVHTKDMSATGGVKGSLRGWDADFSLTFGDNKLDYATANSVNASYGTASKTWFYSGSLDYSQTVLNASFVQPFDIGLYKPLNVAWGLEARGETYKIEQGEEQSWAKGPLSAPQGAQGFPGLFPQNVADVDRHNFGAYLDLETSLTEKLSGSIAVRYEDYSDFGDNTSAKIAARYDFTPAFAIRGSASTGFRAPSLQQQYFSSTATNFVNGIPLLITTFPATSSVAKALGAAPLEAETSKNLALGFVFHSGPFELTLDTYKIEIEDRIVLTENLIGKSGTTISNQGVYNLLSPYGVDAARFFMNGVDTTTKGIDLVARYRLPSEGFGTYDFSLAYNHGETDIDRFPAINTLSSLPSPPALFARVNQNLLSSSTPEDKLNAAIDWKLGKWSAGVSAVSYSSVLVAQSNTAFDFETGDKTVVNVSGNYKFDNGVTWAVGVDNIGDVYPKQTPLTTLSGTLTPTASTQYNGGAAFSARSPFGFNGRYLYTRITKSW, translated from the coding sequence ATGACTTTTTCCGCGCGCAAACTCCCTCTCCGTCAACGTCTGCTGAGGGTGAGCAGTGCTATCGCCCTCTCGCTTTCGGCCTCCCCTTTGCTGACCCCGACCGCTCTGGCCCAGTCCGCCGCCGAGGAGGCCACCGAGGTCGTGGTGACCGGGTCGCGGGTCAAGCGCTCGAAGCTTGAAACCCTCGCCCCGGTGGACGTCATCAAGAGCGAAACCCTTCAGAGCATGGGCTCGACCGAGCTGGCCGAAGCTCTGTCGCGTCTGGCACCCTCCATTTCCTTCCCGCGCCCAGCGGTCACCGACGGCACCGACAGCGTGCGCCCGGCGACCTTGCGTGGCCTGAGCCCAGATCAGACCCTCGTCCTGATCAATGGCAAGCGCCGGCACGCTTCGGCGCTGGTCAATATAAATGGCTCTGTCGGGCGTGGTTCGGCGGCGGTCGATCTCAACACCATTCCCGAAGCCGCCCTCGGCACCGTCGAAATCCTCCGCGATGGCGCTTCGGCGCAATACGGCTCCGACGCCATAGCCGGTGTAATGAACCTGCGCCTGCGCGAAGCGTCCAGAGGCGGCTCTGTCACCCTGTCTGGCGGCTATTACAACACGCGGGTCAAGACGGCGAACACCTGGTACAACCGCAGCGATGGCGAAAGCCTGTCGCTGAGCGGCTGGGTCGGCCTGCCTCTGCTCGGCGACGGTTTTCTGACCCTTTCCGGAGAGTACAAGGACCGCAAGCCCACCTCACGCGGCGGCCTCGATACCCGCGTCACCCCGGCGGCCATCAAGTCGCGCTATGGCGACCCGCAGGAGCGCGGCCTGACCCTGTTTGCCAATGCGGGTAAGGCGATCAATGACGTGTGGTCGGCCTATGGCTTTGCCGGCTATCAGGACCGGCGCAACGACAGCGCCGCCAACTACCGCAACCCGACCAACTCCGGCAATGTGGTGGCCATCTATCCGGACGGCTTCCTGCCCATTATTCAGGTGCACACCAAGGACATGTCAGCCACCGGCGGGGTTAAAGGCAGTCTGCGCGGCTGGGACGCCGATTTCAGCCTGACCTTCGGCGACAACAAGTTGGACTACGCAACGGCCAATAGCGTCAACGCCTCCTACGGCACAGCCTCAAAGACGTGGTTCTATTCCGGCTCACTCGACTACAGCCAGACTGTGTTGAATGCCAGCTTCGTCCAACCTTTCGACATCGGCCTGTATAAGCCACTGAACGTAGCATGGGGTCTTGAGGCGCGCGGCGAAACCTACAAAATCGAACAGGGCGAGGAACAATCGTGGGCCAAGGGGCCGCTCAGCGCGCCGCAGGGGGCCCAGGGCTTCCCCGGCCTGTTCCCGCAGAACGTCGCCGACGTGGATCGTCATAATTTCGGGGCCTATCTCGACCTTGAAACCAGCCTGACCGAAAAGCTGTCGGGCAGTATTGCGGTACGCTACGAAGACTATTCCGATTTCGGTGACAACACTTCGGCCAAAATCGCAGCGCGTTACGACTTTACCCCCGCCTTCGCTATCCGGGGTTCGGCATCGACCGGCTTCCGGGCCCCGTCTCTGCAACAGCAGTATTTCTCTTCGACCGCCACCAATTTCGTCAATGGCATCCCCCTGCTGATCACGACCTTCCCGGCCACGAGTTCGGTCGCCAAGGCGCTGGGGGCCGCACCTCTGGAGGCCGAAACCTCCAAAAACCTGGCGCTGGGCTTCGTCTTCCATAGCGGGCCGTTTGAACTGACACTCGACACCTACAAGATCGAGATCGAAGACCGCATCGTCCTGACCGAGAACCTGATCGGCAAGAGCGGCACGACCATTAGCAATCAGGGGGTCTATAACCTCTTGTCGCCTTATGGGGTGGACGCGGCCCGCTTTTTCATGAACGGCGTGGACACCACGACCAAGGGCATCGACCTCGTCGCACGTTATCGCCTGCCTTCCGAAGGCTTTGGCACCTACGATTTCAGCCTGGCTTATAACCACGGGGAGACGGATATCGACCGCTTCCCGGCCATCAACACGCTGTCGAGCCTGCCGTCACCCCCGGCCCTGTTCGCGCGCGTCAATCAGAACCTGTTGTCCAGTTCAACGCCGGAGGACAAGCTGAACGCGGCTATCGACTGGAAGCTGGGCAAGTGGTCAGCGGGCGTTTCGGCCGTCTCCTACAGTTCGGTCCTGGTCGCGCAGTCGAACACCGCCTTTGATTTTGAAACTGGCGACAAGACGGTGGTCAATGTGTCCGGCAACTACAAGTTCGACAACGGCGTCACCTGGGCCGTAGGCGTCGACAACATCGGCGACGTCTATCCCAAACAGACGCCACTGACGACGCTATCAGGCACGCTGACGCCAACCGCCAGCACCCAGTATAACGGCGGTGCGGCCTTCAGCGCCCGCTCACCGTTCGGCTTTAATGGGCGCTATCTCTACACCCGCATCACCAAGTCGTGGTGA
- the rplI gene encoding 50S ribosomal protein L9, translated as MKVVLLERVENLGVIGDVVSVKDGFARNFLLPRHKALRATSANLKFFEAQKEQIVARNAAARSAAEAQGAELDGQQYVIIRQAGETGQLYGSVTGRDVADAVAETGGKVERNQIVLDTPIKTLGLHALKVRLHAEVTISITVNVARSAEEAERQAAGENVIASQFEEDRLADEAAAADLLEGGAGQAIEESYEY; from the coding sequence ATGAAAGTTGTTCTCCTGGAACGCGTTGAAAATCTGGGCGTTATCGGTGACGTCGTGTCGGTGAAAGACGGCTTTGCCCGTAACTTCCTGCTGCCGCGTCACAAAGCCCTGCGTGCAACGTCCGCCAATCTGAAGTTCTTCGAAGCGCAGAAGGAACAGATCGTCGCACGTAACGCCGCCGCTCGCTCCGCTGCGGAAGCGCAAGGCGCCGAACTCGACGGTCAGCAGTACGTGATCATCCGTCAGGCGGGTGAAACCGGTCAGCTCTACGGCTCGGTCACCGGCCGCGACGTTGCTGACGCGGTCGCCGAAACCGGCGGCAAGGTTGAGCGCAACCAGATCGTTCTCGACACCCCGATCAAGACCCTTGGTCTGCACGCCCTCAAGGTGCGCCTGCACGCGGAAGTCACGATCTCGATCACGGTCAACGTCGCGCGCTCGGCTGAAGAGGCCGAGCGTCAGGCCGCAGGCGAAAACGTTATCGCCTCGCAGTTTGAAGAAGACCGTCTGGCTGACGAAGCCGCCGCCGCCGACCTTCTCGAAGGTGGTGCCGGTCAGGCCATCGAAGAGTCGTACGAGTACTAA
- the rpsR gene encoding 30S ribosomal protein S18 has product MAEDTIAATPGAPVGSAPARRPFFRRRKVCPFSGANAPKIDYKDVKLLQRYISERGKIVPSRITAVSQKKQRELAKAIKRARFLALLPYVVK; this is encoded by the coding sequence ATGGCTGAAGACACTATCGCCGCCACTCCGGGCGCTCCCGTCGGCTCCGCTCCGGCTCGTCGTCCGTTTTTCCGCCGCCGCAAGGTGTGCCCGTTCTCCGGCGCCAACGCCCCGAAGATCGACTATAAGGACGTCAAGCTGCTGCAACGCTACATCTCCGAGCGCGGCAAGATCGTGCCGTCGCGCATCACCGCCGTGTCGCAAAAGAAGCAACGTGAGCTGGCCAAGGCCATCAAGCGCGCCCGCTTCCTGGCACTTCTGCCCTACGTCGTGAAGTAA
- the rpsF gene encoding 30S ribosomal protein S6: MALYEHVVLARQDISPQQAEGLNDTLKALIEELGGSVAKIEYWGLRNLTYRVKKNRKAHYSLLAIDAPAAAVKEMERQLSINEDVIRFLTVRVEELDLELSPVLSRRDRPERAERSERAEFAEQ, encoded by the coding sequence ATGGCACTTTATGAACACGTCGTGCTCGCACGGCAGGACATTTCGCCGCAACAGGCGGAAGGTCTCAACGATACCCTCAAGGCGCTGATCGAAGAACTGGGCGGCTCGGTCGCCAAGATCGAATACTGGGGTCTGCGCAACCTCACCTACCGCGTGAAGAAGAACCGCAAGGCGCACTACTCGCTGCTGGCCATTGATGCGCCGGCCGCCGCCGTGAAGGAAATGGAACGTCAGTTGTCGATCAACGAAGACGTCATCCGCTTCCTTACCGTCCGCGTCGAAGAGCTGGATCTGGAACTGTCGCCGGTTCTGTCGCGTCGTGACCGTCCGGAGCGCGCTGAGCGTTCCGAACGTGCTGAATTCGCTGAGCAATAA
- a CDS encoding peroxiredoxin: MITRAALVTAAFVLTATSPALAALKVGDKAPDFMVKAATNGKVHDFSLKSALKQGPVIVYFYPKAFTGGCSLEARQFSENMDKFAAKKISVVGLSADDVPTLQKFSTADCGGKFPVGSDKGAKIAEKYDAKLPAVPMSGRVSYVIGKDSKIAFVHDSKDAATHVPSLLAAANGLK, translated from the coding sequence ATGATCACCCGTGCCGCTCTGGTTACCGCTGCCTTCGTCCTCACCGCCACCTCGCCCGCCCTTGCCGCGCTTAAGGTGGGCGACAAGGCTCCCGACTTCATGGTCAAGGCCGCCACCAACGGCAAGGTTCATGATTTTTCGCTGAAATCAGCCCTGAAGCAGGGCCCGGTGATCGTGTACTTCTATCCGAAGGCCTTTACGGGTGGCTGCTCGCTGGAGGCACGTCAGTTCTCCGAGAACATGGACAAGTTTGCCGCCAAAAAGATCAGCGTGGTCGGCCTTTCGGCGGACGATGTGCCGACGCTTCAGAAGTTCTCCACCGCGGACTGCGGCGGCAAATTCCCGGTGGGCTCCGACAAGGGGGCTAAGATTGCTGAAAAATACGACGCCAAGCTGCCGGCGGTGCCCATGTCCGGCCGCGTCTCCTACGTGATCGGCAAGGATAGCAAGATCGCCTTCGTGCATGACTCGAAAGACGCTGCGACGCACGTCCCCAGCCTGCTGGCTGCCGCTAACGGGCTTAAATGA